A portion of the Podospora pseudoanserina strain CBS 124.78 chromosome 2, whole genome shotgun sequence genome contains these proteins:
- a CDS encoding hypothetical protein (COG:S; EggNog:ENOG503P55D) translates to MNQDGRDLETIWEDTEDEVDLLHVDPANLDRPSNPTAAGSSSPPLPPPSHIQHPNLPSYEDEHSNQPALPAQTDHTDQILDNVSVGDSDGLGLDSTPEAEGDFLLDWIRNHAEARDADRNHDNNEADITSELEGPDTDSDASYATSTSFWELDSRTSSQIVSLPDITEVPEVKNLEVEATETSRAIARLWIGHASMNKDAHYSYVHFHHSFHADFLEEFRKDSKLPNDDIYVPPHLQPVNPEDEDDVVPDQHAAFGIQKATQKVKEPAWRDLGLEELMSRGPGGGNAHQGPWANNSRPGTSSGAGAAAAGGAAGRGNAAPRRRPGHRAPGSGYRGLPR, encoded by the exons ATGAATCAAGACGGCCGGGACCTCGAGACCATTTGGGAAGACACAGAGGACGAAgttgatctcctccatgTCGACCCTGCCAACCTCGACCGACCTTCCAACCCAACCGCTGCcggatcttcttctcccccgcttccccccccctctcacaTCCAGCACCCGAATCTTCCCTCTTACGAGGACGAACACAGCAATCAACCTGCCCTGCCCGCCCAGACCGATCACACTGATCAAATCCTCGACAACGTCTCCGTCGGCGACTCTGACGGTCTCGGTCTAGACAGCACTCCTGAGGCAGAGGGTGATTTTTTGCTCGACTGGATCCGCAACCACGCCGAAGCCCGTGACGCCGACCGCAACCACGACAATAACGAAGCGGATATAACCTCTGAGCTCGAGGGCCCGGATACCGACAGCGACGCCTCGTACGCGACGAGCACCAGTTTCTGGGAGCTCGACAGCCGCACATCCAGCCAGATAGTTTCTTTGCCGGATATCACGGAGGTGCCCGAGGTGAAGAACCTCGAGGTTGAGGCCACCGAGACTAGTCGGGCGATTGCTAGACTCTGGATCGGACACGCCAGCATG AATAAAGACGCCCACTACTCCTACGTCCACTTCCACCACTCCTTCCACGCCGACTTCCTCGAAGAGTTCCGCAAGGACTCCAAACTCCCCAACGACGACATTTACGTCCCGCCTCACCTCCAGCCTGTCAAtcccgaggacgaggacgatgtcgTCCCCGATCAGCATGCCGCCTTCGGGATTCAAAAGGCGACTCAGAAGGTGAAGGAGCCGGCTTGGAGGgacttggggttggaggagctcaTGTCGAGGGGCCCTGGGGGTGGGAATGCTCACCAGGGTCCGTGGGCTAACAACAGCCGGCCTGGGACTTCGTCTGGTGCTGgggctgctgcggctggggGTGCTGCTGGCCGTGGGAATGCTGCCCCGCGCAGACGCCCTGGTCATCGCGCTCCGGGGTCGGGGTACCGCGGCTTGCCGCGCTGA
- a CDS encoding hypothetical protein (EggNog:ENOG503NVVP; COG:S) produces the protein MASTIPTNPSPQTLNILLQKIGDPDPDFRFMALNDILTVFNIARTDFLTHDYNTSARTVDAIVKALDDTNGEVQGQAIKCIGPMVQKITDQLYIPMMEKLATLKLKNSQDTSIPSLAMRAMVAALPRPVPGVSNNQVLEAYSAISKALIPRLIGRSGSTPGLLATENESSDYVDVLIEVVKSFGPMLQIYEIEVIHNSIVTLMENEKGNSVLKKRAVVAISMLAHYLADDHLAQFIKRAIHVLNHPSLTGVTRRLYITVLGSMARSVPQRLGKHLPELAPILLRALSEEELEAQLEEISEGGEASLEFSEVREAALVALEAFLASCPNQMRPYTDESIEACLRYLRFDPNYALDDDEDMKDEEEDDGFDDDDEIEADGGFDDDDDASWKTRRCAAKALHTLISTRSSGDLLDSGVLYTKVAPALVKRFDEREENVRLEVLSAMALLVRKTGEGIIPEFSLESPSEFVHQQPPSRKRRRQSSAGGASALANMIAPASLAGTGLASPTLEKVPATGPRADLAALTPSIIKSLAKLLKGKLIPTKQASINLLDDIITVQKGGLGQYFDQIFGPIIEAIKPSSVASTSASLTSAGGSASATATTLRIAALRLTSDIVKNHSSAVLQPHLPNLVTGLVSVAHDRFYKISSEAIQTAEEVVKAITPPRSRLTAQKFKGELQKLYDVIIDRIRDNDADAEVRQKAIHALGTLLARTTGNEGSGLLSEDKRKAALGFLLERLRNETTRIAAVRAIDTVAAYSLGSVQLEPEWIRQVAHELAAQLRKANRALRGSSIVALKHLILSPSTKGTLDPDSAQAIVNALIPVITSNDAQLLAPGLLILAHLTQEMPQVVITPQLVTVICGLVKTTVPGTVLDSLLILVTNAGQAGQGKSLMQGLLRDVGVAGDPSVVGKVIGTLLVASGDSAGVQLDNFVSEVKNNTQDQARASLALAVIGEAGLRLGASFPVPPELFLNQFSNEYDKVSLAAAVALGRAGAGNVSVYLPVILQAMGKKGNTQYLLLQSIKEILQQAALSSTDISRYSGTIWDHILALTDAEDNKAVCAECAGRMVIIDPKTYMPKLEALLKDKSPVLRATAVQALRYTLPDDNEAFDAVLRSSLFDMLKTVLEDPELEIRRHALSTLNSAAHNKPELIMGRFNQLIPYVMKETVINPDLIREVTLGPYKHKIDDGLEVRKVAYETLYALMETAFSRISIIDLYDRIIAGLSDEHDIRALCNLIVSKLVYLDSAETIRRLDPIAAAFRATLSTKLKNTAVKQEIEKQAEANRAVLRVTLLLGDKLKSELATAGGAATGGHEVWTSYWDWVNKDFNEQLKAVREEIKSLSWNTISASS, from the exons ATGGCGAGCACAATCCCCACGAACCCGAGCCCTCAGACGCTCAATATTCTTCTCCAGAAGATCGGTGATCCCGACCCAGATTTCCGGTTCATGGCACTGAACGACATCCTGACCGTTTTCAACATTGCGCGGACCGACTTTTTGACCCACGACTATAACACATCGGCGCGGACAGTCGACGCTATCGTGAAAGCACTGGATGATACCAATGGGGAGGTCCAGGGCCAGGCCATCAAATGTATCGGCCCTATGGTGCAGAAAATCACAGACCAGCTCTACATTCCCATGATGGAGAAGCTGGCAACCCTGAAGCTCAAAAACTCACAGGACACCTCGATCCCATCTCTTGCCATGCGGGCCATGGTGgccgccctcccccgcccAGTACCTGGCGTGTCCAACAACCAGGTGCTCGAAGCCTATTCGGCTATCAGTAAGGCTTTGATCCCAAGGCTCATTGGCCGCAGTGGTTCTACGCCAGGGCTGTTGGCCACCGAAAACGAATCTTCCGACTACGTTGACGTTCTGATCGAGGTTGTCAAGTCTTTCGGACCCATGCTTCAGATTTACGAAATTGAAGTTATTCACAACTCGATCGTTACCCTCATGGAGAATGAAAAGGGCAATTCTGTGCTTAAGAagcgggcggtggtggccattTCTATGCTCGCCCACTACCTAGCGGACGACCATCTAGCACAATTTATCAAGCGCGCCATTCATGTTCTCAACCATCCTAGCCTGACGGGAGTCACCCGTCGTCTCTACATCACGGTTCTCGGCTCCATGGCTCGCTCAGTACCTCAGCGGCTTGGGAAACACCTTCCAGAACTGGCACCAATCCTTCTTCGTGCTTTGAGTGAGGAAGAATTGGAGGCGCAGCTTGAGGAGATCAGCGAGGGCGGGGAAGCGAGCTTGGAGTTCAGCGAAGTTCGCGAGGCTGCGTTGGTAGCTCTAGAAGCCTTTCTCGCCAGTTGTCCCAACCAGATGCGCCCATATACCGACGAATCCATTGAGGCTTGCCTCCGCTATCTCAGATTCGACCCCAACTATGCGCtagacgatgacgaagatatgaaggatgaagaagaggacgatgggttcgatgacgatgacgagatcgaggccgatggcggtttcgacgatgacgacgatgccAGTTGGAAGACTAGAAGGTGTGCCGCAAAGGCGTTGCATACGTTGATTTCAACTCGTAGCAGCGGCGATTTGCTTGACAGCGGAGTGCTCTACACCAAGGTGGCGCCAGCTCTAGTGAAGAGATTCGACGAGCGCGAAGAGAATGTACGACTGGAAGTCCTCTCCGCCATGGCTCTGCTCGTTCGCAAGACCGGGGAGGGCATCATCCCTGAGTTCTCCCTTGAAAGCCCCAGCGAATTCGTTCATCAGCAGCCTCCGAGCAGGAAACGGAGACGGCAGAGCAGTGCAGGCGGGGCTTCAGCGTTGGCTAACATGATCGCACCCGCAAGCCTCGCCGGAACCGGGCTTGCCTCGCCAACATTGGAGAAGGTGCCAGCAACAGGACCTCGTGCCGATCTTGCTGCTCTCACCCCTTCCATCATCAAGTCACTCGCCAAGCTGCTCAAAGGAAAGCTTATCCCCACCAAACAGGCGTctatcaacctcctcgacgaTATCATCACTGTGCAGAAAGGTGGTCTTGGGCAGTATTTCGACCAAATCTTTGGTCCTATCATTGAGGCTATCAAGCCCTCCAGCGTTGCCTCTACTTCGGCGTCACTCACTTCTGCTGGAGGAAGTGCTTCCGCCACTGCAACCACACTGAGAATCGCTGCTTTGCGTCTCACCAGCGATATTGTGAAGAATCACTCGTCGGCTGTGCTTCAGCCCCATCTCCCCAACCTAGTCACGGGCCTGGTGTCTGTGGCTCACGACCGCTTCTACAAGATCTCCAGTGAGGCTATCCAGACGGCCGAGGAAGTGGTGAAAGCCATTACACCCCCTCGCTCCCGACTGACCGCACAAAAGTTCAAGGGGGAACTTCAAAAGCTGTACGACGTCATCATCGACCGGATCAGAGACAATGACGCCGATGCCGAGGTTCGTCAAAAGGCCATCCACGCCCTCGGGACTCTTTTGGCTAGAACCACAGGGAACGAAGGCTCTGGTTTGCTATCGGAGGACAAGCGCAAGGCTGCCTTGGGATTCTTGCTTGAGCGCTTGAGAAATGAGACCACCAGGATAGCTGCGGTCCGAGCCATCGATACTGTGGCCGCGTACTCGCTTGGTTCTGTTCAGCTTGAGCCGGAATGGATCCGTCAGGTCGCCCATGAACTTGCTGCCCAGCTAAGAAAAGCGAACCGGGCCCTGCGTGGCTCGAGCATCGTCGCTCTGAAGCATCTCATCCTTTCCCCCTCGACCAAGGGCACTCTTGACCCAGATTCCGCTCAGGCCATCGTTAATGCGCTTATCCCTGTCATTACCAGCAACGATGCTCAGCTTCTGGCCCCTggtcttctcatcctcgcgcACCTGACCCAAGAGATGCCCCAGGTTGTTATCACCCCACAGCTTGTGACCGTCATCTGCGGCCTGGTCAAGACAACAGTCCCAGGCACGGTGCTCGACTCCTTGTTGATCCTGGTGACCAACGCTGGTCAGGCTGGCCAAGGCAAGTCCTTGATGCAAGGGCTGCTTAGGGACGTTGGTGTCGCTGGTGACCCTTCTGTGGTCGGCAAGGTCATTGGCACTCTGCTCGTGGCCAGCGGGGACTCAGCCGGTGTCCAGCTCGATAACTTTGTGAGCGAGGTGAAGAATAACACCCAGGACCAAGCCAGGGCCAGCTTGGCTCTTGCTGTGATCGGTGAGGCAGGATTGAGACTTGGTGCGAGCTTCCCGGTGCCGCCGGAACTTTTCCTGAACCAGTTCAGCAACGAGTATGACAAGGTCTCGTTGGCTGCCGCTGTCGCACTTGGACGAGCTGGTGCTGGGAACGTCTCTGTGTATCTTCCCGTCATCCTGCAGGCGATGGGCAAGAAGGGCAACACTCAGTACCTACTGCTCCAATCTATCAAGGAAATCCTGCAGCAAGCGGCGCTGTCCTCAACGGATATCAGCCGGTACTCCGGCACCATTTGGGACCATATTTTGGCCTTGACGGATGCCGAGGACAACAAGGCAGTCTGCGCCGAATGCGCGGGTCGCATGGTCATCATTGACCCCAAGACGTATATGCCGAAGCTTGAG GCTCTACTCAAGGACAAGTCGCCTGTGCTGAGGGCCACTGCCGTCCAGGCTTTGAGATACACACTGCCAGACGATAATGAGGCCTTTGACGCGGTCCTTAGATCGTCGCTCTTTGACATGCTCAAGACTGTCCTCGAAGATCCCGAGTTGGAGATTCGCCGTCATGCCCTATCTACCCTCAACTCTGCCGCCCACAACAAGCCCGAGCTGATCATGGGCCGTTTCAACCAGTTGATTCCTTATGTCATGAAGGAGACGGTCATCAACCCTGACCTCATCAGGGAGGTGACCCTGGGCCCTTACAAGCACAAGATCGACGACGGCTTGGAGGTCCGCAAGGTAGCATACGAGACGTTGTATGCGCTCATGGAGACGGCCTTCTCACGGATTTCTATCATTGATCTCTACGACCGCATCATTGCCGGTCTCTCTGACGAGCACGATATCCGTGCGCTCTGCAACCTCATAGTGTCCAAGCTTGTCTATCTCGACTCGGCTGAGACGATCCGCCGGTTAGATCCTATTGCCGCGGCCTTTAGGGCTACGCTCTCGACTAAGCTCAAGAATACGGCGGTCAAGcaggagattgagaagcaGGCCGAGGCCAACCGGGCGGTGCTCCGCGTGACTTTGCTGCTTGGTGACAAGCTCAAGTCGGAGCTGGCGACGGCGGGCGGTGCGGCGACTGGCGGGCATGAGGTGTGGACTAGCTATTGGGATTGGGTCAACAAGGACTTCAATGAGCAGCTCAAGGctgtgagggaggagattaAGAGTTTGTCTTGGAATACTATTAGTGCTTCGTCTTAG
- the GUA1 gene encoding GMP synthase (glutamine-hydrolyzing) (MEROPS:MER0045886; EggNog:ENOG503NUUQ; COG:F) → MAAATSAEAEAPNQTFDTILLLDFGSQTSHLILRCLRSLNIYAEMLPCTTKIADLTWKPKGVILSGGPASVYDEAAPHADPAVFDLGVPILGICYGCQEIAWRANSANVAAGEAREYGHADVTIKKVEGADHVNKLFQGLGEEMHVYMSHFDKLVKLPEGFTILASTPNSEFAGIAHETKPVFGVQFHPEVEHTPRGVELFKNFAVDICGARQHWVMSDFIQHEIQRIRKLVGPKAQVIGAVSGGVDSTVAARLMTEAIGDRFHAVLVDNGVMRLNECQQVKETLEKHLGINLTVIDGADLFLSRLKGLTEPEAKRKVIGSTFIDLFEEEAIRIEKAAENTPNAGKVEYFLQGTLYPDVIESLSFKGPSATIKTHHNVGGLPARMMNGQGLKLIEPLRELFKDEVREFGRQLGIHEDLVMRHPFPGPGIAIRIIGEVTPERVAIARKADHIFISMIREAGIYNEMSQAYAGLDTNRAVGVMGDARVYGYIIILRAVTTTNFMTAEPYEFKFDLLKKIARRIVNEVDGVARVTYDITSKPPGTIELE, encoded by the exons ATGGCTGCTGCTACTtccgccgaggccgaggccccCAACCAGACCTTCGAT ACCATCCTCCTGTTGGACTTTGGCTCCCAGACCAGCCACTTGATCCTAAGATGTCTCAGATCTCTTAACATCTATGCTGAGATGCTCCCATGCACCACCAAGATTGCCGATTTGACATGGAAGCCAAAGGGTGTCATCCTCAGTGGTG GTCCCGCCTCAGTCTATGATGAGGCTGCTCCTC ACGCCGACCCCGCCGTCTTCGACCTGGGTGTCCCCATTCTTGGCATCTGCTATGGTTGCCAGGAGATCGCTTGGCGGGCCAACTCGGCCAACGTTGCCGCTGGTGAGGCTAGGGAATACGGCCATGCG GATGtcaccatcaagaaggtTGAGGGTGCTGACCACGTCAACAAGCTCTTCCAAGGCCTTGGTGAGGAGATGCATG TCTACATGAGCCACTTCGACAAGCTGGTCAAGCTTCCCGAGGGCTTCACCATCCTTGCCAGCACTCCTAACTCTGAGTTTGCCGGCATTGCCCACGAGACCAAGCCCGTCTTCGGCGTCCAGTTCCACCCCGAGGTCGAGCACACTCCCCGCGGTGTTGAGCTTTTCAAGAACTTCGCCGTCGATATCTGCGGTGCCAGACAACACTGGGTCATGAGTGACTTCATCCAGCACGAGATTCAGCGCATTCGCAAGCTCGTTGGCCCCAAGGCCCAGGTTATTGGTGCCGTTTCCGGTGGTGTCGACAGTACAGTCGCTGCCCGTCTCATGACTGAGGCTATTG GTGACAGATTCCACGCCGTCCTTGTCGACAACGGTGTCATGCGTCTTAACGAGTGCCAGCAAGTAAAGGAGACACTCGAGAAGCACCTcggcatcaacctcaccgtcATCGACGGTGCCGACCTCTTCCTCAGCCGCCTCAAGGGCCTCACCGAGCCCGAGGCCAAGCGCAAGGTCATCGGCAGCACCTTCATCGACCtcttcgaggaggaggccatcagAATCGAAAAGGCCGCCGAGAACACCCCCAACGCCGGCAAGGTCGAGTACTTCCTCCAGGGCACCCTCTACCCCGACGTCATCGAGTCCCTCAGCTTCAAGGGTccctccgccaccatcaagacccACCACAACGTCGGCGGTCTCCCCGCCCGCATGATGAACGGCCAAGGCCTCAAGCTCATCGAACCCCTGCGTGAGCTGTTCAAGGACGAAGTCCGTGAGTTTGGCCGTCAACTCGGCATCCACGAGGATCTTGTCATGCGCCACCCTTTCCCCGGTCCCGGTATCGCCATCAGAATCATTGGCGAGGTCACCCCCGAGCGTGTGGCTATCGCCCGCAAGGCTGATCACATCTTTATCAGCATGATCCGTGAGGCGGGTATCTACAATGAGATGTCCCAGGCTTACGCTGGTCTTGACACCAACAGGGCGGTTGGTGTGATGGGTGACGCTCGTGTGTATGGgtacatcatcatcctccgtGCGGTTACCACCACAAATTTCATGACGGCTGAGCCGTATGAGTTCAAGTTTGATCTTCTCAAGAAGATTGCGAGGAGGATTGTCAacgaggtggatggtgttgctAGGGTTACGTATGATATTACTAGCAAGCCTCCTGGGACTATTGAGCTGGAGTGA
- the HEM3_2 gene encoding porphobilinogen deaminase (EggNog:ENOG50KOG2892; COG:H), with translation MAHHCHTPIHRHPTNTWQAGLCEPGKGGLCPRSCFIGFDQFGRNNYRLNRAAHNDDPLDMKKYKGCNEKCWNCCLLCTFTLSIGSGVYVGKQTHHIRKTYGIQGKYSDDIAQGIFCQPCSLIRNELEVKKREELRDRVIMMQQTGPVPIGEGPEGFRALYTMAPVMQGYRAEPRMSASHSHVDEERGENGQREVALFPREQLPEIPNVGSPLDPFARRNEALTPITERDSTEEGGRCRGGENEEGELGFWLQKGRDEKGEGFCACESKKGRKGKRGKRGGSTLPGKGHAVCGNCGEKKKVIVLPVEEGLEQATQLVQQATNILAGMDRNSPNRGVVQIQAGEVFVSEPETPARLRRATVTDHGISADVEVPHSNHSSRNHSLSIDIRVPDRRESVQRHSPGQDPKVVQLVFDPRDHLIEADIRVQEIAARAREHSFSLDPKVGVREERPRGHSLREDEIVDVDLEEAAEVERVEGEHGLKEDVKVGDKGLDLKEHGLGGDQRVDSPVHKAREHTISRDSWVPTPTSRAFAHGIHLDEKVPVPELQRLNVEHDLSQDRKVLTPSPGREYQQHDLRADLQVKSPAPSPVRGHEMGHDVRVMESWADKLRVKEHMIGEDERVASPAPGKRRAPEHLLAEDAKVGQRAHQLLEHFLEDDRKTMRGSSRGSNRKENGNGK, from the exons ATGGCTCACCACTGCcacacccccatccaccgccacccaaccaacacctGGCAAGCCGGCCTCTGCGAACCAGGCAAAGGCGGCCTCTGCCCCCGCTCCTGCTTCATCGGCTTTGACCAGTTCGGCAGAAACAACTACCGCCTCAACCGCGCAGCCCACAATGACGACCCCCTCGACATGAAGAAATACAAAGGCTGCAACGAGAAATGCTGGAACTGCTGCCTCCTCtgcaccttcaccctca GCATCGGCAGCGGAGTCTACGTAGGCAAACAAACCCACCACATCCGCAAAACCTACGGCATCCAAGGCAAATACTCTGACGACATTGCCCAAGGCATCTTTTGCCAGCCGTGCTCGCTGATCAGGAATGAGTTGGAGgtcaagaagagggaggagctgagggataGGGTTATTATGATGCAGCAGACTGGGCCGGTGCCGATTGGGGAGGGGCCGGAGGGGTTTAGAGCTTTGTATACCATGGCACCGGTTATGCAAGGGTATAGGGCTGAGCCGAGGATGAGTGCTTCTCATTCTCATGTTGatgaagagaggggggagaacgggcagagggaggtggcgctTTTTCCGAGGGAGCAGTTGCCTGAGATTCCGAATGTGGGGAGTCCGTTGGATCCGTTTGCGAGGAGGAATGAGGCTTTGACGCCAATAACTGAGAGGGATAGtacggaggagggggggagatgtagagggggggagaatgaggagggggagttggggttttggttgcagaaggggagggatgagaagggggaggggttttgtGCTTGTGAGtcgaagaaggggaggaagggaaagagggggaagaggggggggtcGACGCTGCCTGGGAAGGGTCATGCTGTCTGTGGTAATtgtggggagaagaaaaaggtgaTTGTTTTGCCGGTGGAAGAGGGGCTCGAGCAGGCGACACAGCTGGTTCAACAGGCTACGAATATTTTGGCGGGGATGGACAGGAACTCACCTAACCGGGGGGTGGTGCAGATTCAGGCCGGGGAGGTGTTTGTTTCTGAACCGGAGACGccggcgaggttgaggagggctACTGTGACGGATCATGGCATCAGtgctgatgttgaggttCCTCATAGTAATCACTCGTCGAGGAATCACAGTCTTAGTATTGACATTCGGGTGCCGGATCGGAGGGAGAGTGTCCAGAGGCATTCTCCTGGGCAGGATCCGAAGGTTGTGCAGTTGGTATTTGATCCGAGGGATCATCTCATTGAGGCTGATATCAGGGTTCAGGAGATTGCTGCTCGGGCTCGGGAGCACAGTTTTAGTCTTGATCCTAAGGTTGGGGTacgggaggagaggccgagAGGGCATagtttgagggaggatgagattgttgatgttgatttggaggaggcggccgAGGTTGAGAGGGTAGAGGGAGAGCATGGTTTgaaggaggatgtcaaggtTGGTGATAAGGGGTTGGATCTGAAGGAGCATGGGCTTGGAGGGGACCAGAGGGTTGATTCACCGGTTCACAAAGCCAGGGAACACACCATTTCCAGAGACAGCTGGGTGCCGACTCCGACTTCGAGGGCTTTTGCTCATGGGATTCATCTTGACGAGAAGGTGCCTGTGCCAGAGTTGCAGAGGCTGAATGTCGAGCATGATCTGAGTCAGGATCGGAAGGTTTTGACACCGAGCCCGGGGCGGGAGTATCAACAGCATGATTTACGTGCCGATCTTCAGGTCAAGAGTCCTGCGCCTTCTCCAGTGAGGGGGCACGAGATGGGGCATGATGTGCGGGTTATGGAGAGTTGGGCTGATaagttgagggtgaaggagcatatgattggggaggatgagagggttgcttctcctgcccctgggaagaggagggcgcCGGAGCATTTGCTGGCGGAGGATGCCAAAGTGGGCCAGAGGGCGCATCAGTTGTTGGAGCACTTTTTGGAGGATGATAGGAAGACTATGCGGGGGAGCAGTCGGGGGAGTAATCGGAAGGAGAATGGAAATGGGAAGTAA
- the trs31 gene encoding Trafficking protein particle complex subunit 31 (EggNog:ENOG503P13Z; BUSCO:EOG09263ZW6; COG:U): MSQPRPPPTSSGNPSAPPQKEPSSSHATGLRYPSNGKTIYHRHLSRSRTAELSQASFAYLFSEMVTYAQRRVTGIQDLEKRLNTQGHPLGLKLLDLLLIREPPRSQSRPLNIITLLHFIKINLWQHLFGRQADRLEKSSDPDAPDEYMIIDNEPLVNAYVSVPKEMSQLNCAAFVAGIIEGVCDGAVFPARVTAHSVGSKDEGEMWPGKTVFLVKFQPEVLEREALIGGKG, encoded by the exons ATGTCCCAACCacgaccccctcccacatcatCAGGCAACCCATccgcccctccccaaaaagaaccctcctcctcccacgccaCTGGCCTCCGCTACCCCTCCAACGGTAAAACCATCTACCATCGCCACCTCTCCCGCAGCCGAACCGCCGAGCTCTCCCAAGCCTCCTTCGCCTACCTCTTCTCCGAAATGGTCACCTACGCCCAAAGGCGAGTAACCGGGATCCAAGACCTCGAGAAACG CCTCAACACCCAAGGCCACCCTCTAGGCCTAAaactcctcgacctcctcctcatccgcgAACCCCCCCGCTCCCAATCCCGccccctcaacatcatcaccctcctccacttcatCAAGATCAACCTCTGGCAGCACCTCTTTGGCCGGCAAGCCGACCGCCTCGAAAAATCCTCCGATCCAGACGCGCCAGACGAGTACATGATTATCGACAACGAACCCCTCGTCAACGCTTACGTCTCTGTCCCAAAGGAAATGTCACAGCTCAACTGCGCGGCGTTTGTGGCCGGCATCATCGAGGGGGTGTGTGACGGGGCGGTTTTTCCTGCGAGGGTCACGGCCCATAGCGTGGGGAGTaaggatgagggagagatGTGGCCGGGTAAGACGGTGTTTTTGGTCAAGTTCCAGCCCGAGGTGTTGGAGCGGGAGGCGTTGATTGGTGGGAAGGGTTAG